One genomic segment of Terrihabitans soli includes these proteins:
- a CDS encoding glycosyltransferase family 2 protein produces MWPDYSVIIPVFNGASTIAETIQSVVAQTVPPKEIIVVDDGSSDGTGEIASAASPLVRVVRQENAGCGAATNRGMDEVSCAVLAMVDADDLFTPEKMETQLRHLAANPDCHGVFCHMRTFRTDGVEAGSNKLTPGWSRSTIVIHSAAARKVGPVIDPPGSRGDMIDWIGRAKEIGLRFDMLDEVMLLRRVHPGSMSYGRDDNKDRGYLHVAWLAMQRRKAQGQ; encoded by the coding sequence ATGTGGCCTGATTATTCAGTCATTATTCCGGTCTTCAACGGCGCTTCGACGATTGCCGAAACGATCCAGTCCGTTGTTGCGCAGACGGTGCCTCCAAAAGAGATCATTGTCGTGGACGATGGATCGAGCGACGGCACGGGCGAGATTGCGTCCGCCGCGAGCCCGCTTGTGCGTGTTGTCCGGCAGGAGAATGCGGGCTGCGGCGCCGCCACCAATCGCGGCATGGATGAAGTGTCCTGCGCAGTTCTGGCCATGGTCGATGCCGACGATCTCTTCACGCCGGAAAAAATGGAAACCCAGCTTCGTCATCTCGCAGCGAATCCGGACTGTCATGGCGTCTTCTGCCACATGCGGACATTCCGCACGGACGGCGTCGAAGCCGGAAGCAACAAACTGACACCCGGCTGGTCGCGCAGCACGATCGTCATTCACAGCGCTGCGGCCCGCAAAGTCGGTCCGGTCATCGATCCGCCGGGCTCGCGCGGCGATATGATCGACTGGATCGGACGCGCCAAGGAAATCGGGTTACGCTTCGATATGCTCGACGAGGTGATGCTGCTCCGGCGCGTCCATCCGGGCAGCATGTCGTATGGGCGGGACGACAATAAGGATCGCGGTTATCTGCATGTTGCCTGGTTGGCCATGCAGCGCCGCAAGGCGCAGGGCCAATGA
- a CDS encoding glycosyltransferase family 8 protein — protein sequence MIIACATDENYAEMAGVFLRSLAVNGDIADADLVVVGDQLNPETVEALRLCAAPIAIRYIDLGVARRQIADLNFSFYSTATYIRLMLPDLLTDSGRVLYLDSDILINRSLRPLFDTDLGSNLAAAVEDAAPATVQKLANTRLGRPEDGIYFNAGVLLFDLDTWRDLDIGNRCIKFAEGRDDYWPDQDAINFILDGRIKKLDRTWNFFSHEPLPRGAFDAAHVIHFIPEKPLSTSCKHPLFEDYLALRAQTPWHSKPLNLAANKRRIALMHQMVAKRAKRHKQQNS from the coding sequence ATGATCATCGCCTGTGCCACCGACGAAAACTACGCCGAAATGGCCGGAGTCTTTCTGCGCTCGCTCGCCGTGAACGGCGATATTGCCGATGCGGATCTCGTTGTCGTCGGCGATCAACTCAACCCCGAGACGGTCGAGGCGCTGCGGCTCTGTGCGGCGCCCATCGCCATCCGCTATATCGATCTCGGCGTAGCGCGGCGGCAGATCGCCGATCTGAATTTCAGCTTTTACAGCACCGCGACTTACATAAGGCTGATGCTGCCCGATCTCCTGACGGACAGCGGCCGCGTGCTTTATCTCGACAGCGACATCCTCATAAACCGCTCTCTGCGGCCCCTGTTCGATACGGATCTCGGCTCGAACCTTGCGGCCGCAGTCGAAGATGCGGCGCCGGCAACCGTCCAGAAGCTTGCCAATACACGCCTTGGCCGACCGGAAGACGGCATCTATTTCAATGCCGGCGTTCTGCTGTTCGATCTCGATACTTGGCGGGATCTCGATATCGGCAATCGCTGCATAAAATTTGCCGAAGGCCGCGACGATTACTGGCCGGATCAGGATGCGATCAATTTCATTCTGGACGGGCGGATCAAAAAGCTCGACCGGACCTGGAATTTCTTTTCGCACGAGCCTTTGCCACGCGGGGCGTTCGACGCCGCCCATGTCATCCATTTCATTCCCGAAAAGCCGCTTTCGACGAGCTGTAAGCATCCTCTGTTTGAGGACTATCTGGCTCTGAGGGCCCAAACGCCATGGCATAGCAAGCCGCTGAACCTTGCCGCCAATAAACGCCGCATCGCGCTCATGCATCAGATGGTCGCCAAGCGCGCCAAGCGGCACAAGCAGCAGAACAGTTGA
- a CDS encoding glycosyltransferase family 2 protein, protein MKISIIIPAFNREPYIGPALRSLLRQTDAADLDIIVVDDGSTDRTVDVVEEYAGKNSSIRLVRQDHVGVARARNTGLDNIAPDADLVTFLDSDDISAPGRFATEIPYFLADPKLDMTYSLMTLAHEIDNDDLAPPENVLQCTMRGISLTTALFRKSAIQALGRFDENLKQAEDWEFLLRFFTRPQKHLMLDHVSIFYRRHPGNTTRNAEESRRYFLKVILDHAQKRMRDPSLGDIPRFFDYMALADDRYASLR, encoded by the coding sequence ATGAAGATCAGCATCATCATTCCCGCCTTCAACCGCGAGCCTTATATCGGCCCCGCTTTGCGTTCGCTGCTGCGGCAGACCGATGCCGCCGATCTCGACATCATCGTCGTCGATGACGGTTCGACGGACCGGACCGTCGATGTCGTCGAAGAGTATGCGGGCAAAAACTCCAGCATCCGGCTTGTCCGTCAGGATCATGTCGGTGTCGCCCGCGCCCGCAATACCGGCCTCGACAATATCGCGCCGGATGCAGATCTTGTGACCTTTCTCGACTCCGACGACATTTCGGCGCCGGGACGCTTTGCGACGGAAATTCCCTATTTCCTCGCAGATCCCAAACTCGACATGACCTATTCGCTGATGACTTTGGCGCACGAGATCGACAATGACGATCTCGCCCCGCCGGAAAACGTGCTCCAGTGCACGATGCGCGGCATCAGCCTGACGACGGCGCTGTTCCGTAAATCCGCCATCCAGGCGCTGGGTCGTTTCGACGAAAACCTCAAACAGGCCGAGGATTGGGAGTTCCTGCTGCGCTTCTTCACACGTCCGCAGAAGCATCTGATGCTCGATCATGTGTCGATCTTCTACCGCCGGCATCCAGGCAATACGACCCGCAATGCCGAAGAGTCGCGCCGTTATTTCCTGAAAGTCATCCTCGATCACGCCCAGAAGCGAATGCGCGATCCGAGCCTCGGCGATATCCCGCGCTTCTTCGACTATATGGCGCTGGCTGACGACCGCTATGCGTCGTTGAGGTGA
- a CDS encoding serine kinase, with the protein MSALPSSASWSSAPRHVTQNSVVDYARYVVDQAIAARDAFSHELHVDLPGVRVTMRGIGGPLEAAATRNFLPAGKSEPLPPDDSVEFFIAHAGIEGISPPAVWGDEIYASHQIAETLAEAGLFASLYHELTHWHVLDIGRRVGVELMTGPTAFPPWETGAPLRPFLHWYYADRGMRLSHAGTLGVDGTGVLLAGAGGSGKSGTVIGGLLHGLQSVGDDYVLLDLKEDVRAYPVYATLKQDAEGFARLGLAEHTDAGALNWQGKHEFRLNEISRVPVPDELRIRAMLVPRVARTAETKISPISRSQAMMALAVSSIYQMPGERESGFRFFSEATRRLPCFRLDLGRDPEEVSAAITRFIGDVAQ; encoded by the coding sequence ATGAGTGCGCTTCCGTCTTCTGCTTCCTGGTCTTCGGCTCCGCGGCACGTCACGCAGAACTCCGTTGTCGATTATGCGCGCTATGTCGTCGACCAGGCGATTGCCGCGCGCGATGCCTTCTCTCACGAACTGCACGTAGATCTTCCCGGCGTCCGAGTGACGATGAGAGGGATCGGCGGGCCGCTTGAAGCCGCCGCGACACGCAATTTTCTGCCTGCCGGAAAATCCGAGCCACTGCCGCCGGACGACAGCGTGGAATTTTTCATCGCTCATGCCGGCATCGAGGGCATTTCGCCGCCGGCCGTCTGGGGCGATGAAATCTACGCATCGCACCAGATCGCCGAGACGCTTGCCGAAGCCGGTCTCTTCGCCTCGCTCTATCACGAGCTGACGCATTGGCACGTTCTCGATATCGGCCGGCGCGTCGGCGTCGAGTTGATGACGGGGCCGACCGCATTTCCACCCTGGGAAACCGGCGCGCCGCTGCGGCCTTTCCTCCATTGGTATTATGCGGATCGCGGCATGCGGCTTTCGCATGCGGGCACGCTCGGCGTTGACGGCACCGGCGTTCTTCTCGCGGGGGCGGGCGGCAGTGGAAAATCCGGCACGGTGATCGGCGGCCTGCTGCACGGGCTGCAGAGCGTCGGTGACGATTATGTTCTGCTCGATCTGAAGGAGGATGTGCGGGCATATCCTGTCTACGCGACGCTGAAGCAGGATGCCGAAGGCTTTGCCCGGCTCGGCCTTGCGGAACATACCGATGCAGGTGCGCTGAACTGGCAGGGCAAGCACGAATTCAGGCTGAACGAGATCAGCCGGGTTCCGGTGCCGGACGAACTTCGTATAAGGGCGATGCTTGTGCCGCGCGTCGCGCGCACGGCGGAAACGAAAATCAGTCCGATTTCGCGCAGCCAGGCCATGATGGCGCTGGCCGTCTCCTCGATTTATCAGATGCCGGGCGAGCGCGAGAGCGGCTTCCGCTTCTTCAGCGAAGCGACGCGGCGGCTTCCCTGTTTCCGCCTCGATCTCGGCCGCGATCCGGAAGAAGTCTCCGCAGCGATCACCCGCTTTATCGGGGATGTGGCGCAATGA
- the glpK gene encoding glycerol kinase GlpK produces the protein MSKGYILAIDQGTTSSRAILFSETLVPLAIAQKEFKQHFPQPGWVEHDPEDLWATVVSTVNEVLARAGTRAAEVAALGITNQRETTVVWDRKTGKAIHNAIVWQDRRTADICAALKRKGVEKLVSERTGLIVDPYFSGTKIAWILDKVDGARTAAERGDLAFGTVDSFLLWRMTGGKVHATDATNASRSMIYDIEKGAFDAELMEIVGVPRAVLPEVRDSAGLFGATEAHLFGAEIKVCGIAGDQQAAVVGQACFKPGMMKVTYGTGAFALLNVGDKPVQSNNRLLTTVAYQLGGKRTYAFEGAIFVAGAAVQWLRDGLGIIKHASETQGLAEQADPNQNVYLVPAFTGLGAPYWEPDARGVMTGLSRGAGRAEFARAALESVGYQTYDLYQAMRADWPGTGDTTLRVDGGMAASDWTMQFLADVLDAKVDRPEISETTALGAAYLAGYAAGICPAPEEFGRSWRLQKQFTPGMEEDQRRKKLAGWEDAIRRTRSQ, from the coding sequence ATGTCCAAAGGCTATATACTGGCGATCGACCAGGGCACGACATCGAGCCGCGCCATCCTGTTCAGCGAGACGCTTGTTCCTCTCGCAATCGCGCAGAAAGAATTCAAACAGCACTTTCCCCAGCCCGGCTGGGTCGAGCACGATCCTGAAGATCTGTGGGCAACCGTCGTTTCGACGGTCAACGAAGTTCTCGCCCGCGCCGGAACGCGCGCCGCGGAAGTCGCGGCGCTCGGCATCACCAATCAGCGCGAAACGACGGTCGTCTGGGACAGGAAGACCGGCAAGGCAATTCACAACGCCATTGTCTGGCAGGACCGGCGCACCGCCGATATCTGCGCGGCGCTGAAAAGGAAGGGCGTCGAGAAGCTTGTCAGTGAACGCACGGGGCTGATCGTCGATCCCTATTTTTCCGGCACAAAGATCGCGTGGATACTGGACAAGGTGGACGGCGCGCGAACCGCTGCCGAGCGCGGGGATCTCGCCTTCGGCACGGTCGATAGTTTTCTTCTGTGGCGCATGACCGGCGGGAAAGTTCACGCCACCGACGCGACCAATGCTTCGCGCTCGATGATCTACGATATCGAAAAGGGCGCATTCGATGCGGAACTGATGGAGATCGTCGGCGTGCCGCGTGCCGTTCTGCCCGAAGTCCGCGACAGCGCGGGCCTCTTTGGAGCCACGGAAGCGCATCTCTTCGGCGCCGAGATAAAAGTGTGCGGCATTGCCGGCGACCAGCAGGCGGCCGTTGTCGGTCAGGCCTGTTTCAAGCCGGGCATGATGAAAGTGACCTACGGCACAGGTGCCTTCGCGCTTTTGAACGTCGGCGACAAACCGGTGCAATCGAACAACCGGCTTCTGACAACCGTCGCCTATCAGCTCGGCGGCAAGCGCACCTATGCGTTTGAGGGCGCGATCTTCGTTGCGGGCGCGGCGGTGCAATGGCTGCGTGACGGGCTCGGCATCATCAAGCATGCATCCGAAACGCAAGGCCTCGCAGAGCAGGCCGATCCGAACCAGAACGTTTATCTCGTGCCGGCCTTCACCGGTCTCGGCGCGCCCTATTGGGAGCCGGATGCGCGCGGTGTCATGACAGGACTGTCGCGCGGCGCAGGCCGCGCCGAATTTGCGCGCGCCGCGCTCGAGAGCGTCGGCTATCAGACCTACGATCTCTATCAGGCCATGCGCGCCGATTGGCCCGGAACGGGCGATACGACATTGCGCGTCGATGGCGGCATGGCGGCATCCGACTGGACGATGCAGTTCCTGGCCGATGTGTTGGACGCGAAGGTCGACCGGCCGGAAATCTCCGAGACGACGGCGCTCGGCGCGGCCTATCTCGCGGGTTATGCGGCCGGGATCTGCCCGGCGCCGGAAGAGTTCGGCCGCAGCTGGCGTCTGCAGAAGCAGTTCACGCCGGGCATGGAAGAAGACCAGCGCCGGAAGAAGCTAGCCGGCTGGGAAGATGCGATCCGCCGCACGCGCAGCCAGTAG
- a CDS encoding ABC transporter substrate-binding protein has product MRGHLTATATAVALVLGVVPAFADMDAAKRWVDSEFQPSTLSKGEQMKEMEWFVKAAEPFKGMEINVVSETITTHEYESKTLAKAFSEITGIKLTHDLIQEGDVVEKIQTQMQSGKNIYDAWVNDSDLIGTHFRYKQAIDLTDWMAKDGKDVTLPTLDIDDFIGKSFTTAPDGHLYQLPDQQFANLYWFRYDWFTDPKNKEAFKAKYGYDLGVPVNWSAYEDIAEFFTNDVKEVNGQKIFGHMDYGKKDPSLGWRFTDAWLSMAGNGDKGLPNGKPVDEWGIRMEGCNPVGSSVTRGGDTNGAASVYSIVKYIDWMKKYAPPQANGMTFSESGPVPAQGQIAQQIFWYTAFTADMVKAGLPVVNADGTPKWRMAPSPHGSYWKDGMKLGYQDAGSWTLLKSTPVDRRKAAWLYAQFVTSKSVSLKKSHVGLTFIRESDIWDKSFTDRASKLGGLVEFYRSPARVQWTPTGINIPDYPKLAQLWWQNIGDASSGAKTPQEAMDALAAAQDQVLGRLERAGVQGECGPKLNKEETAQYWIDKAKADGNIAPQAKLADEKPKGETVDYDTLIKSWPATPPNARASTPAVAK; this is encoded by the coding sequence ATGCGCGGACACCTGACAGCCACGGCAACCGCCGTGGCGCTGGTGCTCGGGGTCGTTCCGGCTTTCGCGGATATGGATGCCGCAAAGCGTTGGGTCGACAGCGAGTTCCAGCCCTCGACGCTCTCGAAAGGAGAGCAGATGAAGGAAATGGAATGGTTCGTCAAAGCCGCCGAACCGTTCAAGGGTATGGAGATCAATGTCGTCTCCGAAACCATCACGACGCATGAATATGAATCGAAGACGCTGGCCAAAGCTTTCTCCGAAATCACCGGCATCAAGCTGACGCACGACCTCATCCAGGAAGGCGACGTCGTCGAGAAAATCCAGACGCAGATGCAGTCGGGAAAGAACATCTACGATGCCTGGGTCAATGACTCGGATTTGATCGGTACGCATTTCCGCTACAAGCAGGCGATCGACCTGACAGACTGGATGGCGAAAGATGGTAAGGACGTCACCTTGCCGACGCTCGACATCGACGATTTCATCGGAAAATCGTTCACGACAGCGCCGGACGGCCATCTTTACCAGCTGCCGGACCAGCAATTCGCGAACCTCTATTGGTTCCGCTACGACTGGTTCACCGATCCAAAAAACAAGGAAGCCTTCAAGGCGAAGTACGGCTACGATCTCGGCGTGCCGGTCAACTGGTCTGCCTATGAAGACATCGCCGAGTTCTTCACCAATGATGTGAAGGAAGTGAACGGCCAGAAAATCTTCGGCCATATGGACTATGGCAAGAAAGATCCCTCGCTCGGCTGGCGCTTCACCGATGCCTGGCTGTCCATGGCCGGCAATGGCGACAAGGGCCTTCCGAACGGCAAGCCCGTCGACGAATGGGGCATTCGCATGGAAGGCTGCAACCCTGTCGGCTCGTCCGTCACACGCGGCGGCGACACCAACGGCGCAGCGTCCGTCTATTCGATCGTCAAATATATCGACTGGATGAAAAAATATGCGCCGCCCCAGGCCAACGGCATGACCTTCTCGGAATCGGGTCCGGTTCCGGCGCAAGGTCAGATCGCCCAGCAGATCTTCTGGTACACCGCCTTCACCGCCGACATGGTGAAAGCCGGTCTGCCGGTGGTGAATGCGGACGGCACGCCGAAATGGCGCATGGCGCCGTCGCCGCATGGCTCGTACTGGAAAGACGGCATGAAGCTCGGCTATCAGGACGCCGGTTCCTGGACCTTGCTGAAATCGACGCCGGTCGACCGTCGCAAGGCGGCCTGGCTGTATGCACAGTTCGTGACGTCGAAATCGGTCTCGCTGAAGAAGAGCCATGTCGGTCTCACCTTCATCCGCGAGAGCGATATCTGGGACAAGAGCTTCACTGACCGGGCGTCCAAGCTCGGCGGTCTTGTCGAGTTCTACCGCTCGCCGGCGCGCGTGCAGTGGACCCCGACGGGCATCAACATCCCGGACTATCCGAAGCTCGCTCAGCTGTGGTGGCAGAACATCGGCGATGCGTCGTCGGGTGCGAAGACGCCGCAGGAGGCCATGGATGCGCTCGCAGCGGCCCAGGACCAGGTTCTGGGGCGTCTTGAGCGTGCCGGTGTCCAGGGCGAATGCGGTCCGAAACTGAACAAGGAAGAGACTGCTCAGTACTGGATCGACAAGGCGAAGGCGGACGGCAATATCGCGCCGCAGGCCAAGCTTGCGGACGAAAAGCCGAAGGGCGAAACGGTGGACTACGACACGCTCATCAAGTCGTGGCCCGCAACGCCGCCCAATGCGCGCGCCAGCACGCCGGCCGTTGCCAAGTAG
- a CDS encoding DUF2160 domain-containing protein — MEAFAWMAWTWQTALFFTFIVALLIAMTVWERASPSGERLGALRISTTRGDRLFISLLGSAFIHLAWLGLIGPDVPLYWASLISLVYAFGVFRWV, encoded by the coding sequence ATGGAAGCTTTCGCCTGGATGGCGTGGACCTGGCAGACCGCGCTCTTCTTCACCTTCATTGTCGCGTTGCTGATCGCAATGACCGTATGGGAGCGCGCATCGCCCTCGGGTGAGCGTCTCGGCGCGCTGCGCATTTCCACGACGCGCGGCGACCGCCTCTTCATCTCGCTGCTCGGTTCGGCGTTCATTCATCTCGCCTGGCTCGGCCTGATCGGGCCGGATGTGCCGCTCTATTGGGCGAGTCTGATTTCCCTCGTCTATGCGTTCGGCGTGTTTCGCTGGGTGTAG